From Dryobates pubescens isolate bDryPub1 chromosome 11, bDryPub1.pri, whole genome shotgun sequence:
CAAATGCATCACTACTGGATCATGTAAGAATTTGCAAATGAGAAACCTGCCCCAGCAAGACCACCTCTGCCCAGTTTGTAGTACATGGTTTGGTGTAAGCACGGCAATTCTcgcttctttctctcccttttaaaTCTCTCGAGCTTGGATatctctttcctccttgcaATTATGATTATTTGTAACATCAGTGCCATCAAAGATTGGAGCACTTTCCTCTCCCAGATCCTACCCAGCGTTAACAAAACTCTAAACTTGGTACAGCAAGTGGAAGCCACCACCAGCTCAGTTGTAAGTGTCCTCCAGGACCCTGAGCAGGACAACTACCTGTCCAACAGCCAGTCCATGAACTCCAGCAACTTCACAGATGGCCTGGACCACTTGTTCCAGTACTCATACTCAGACAACGACCAGCTTTACAAGGAGTACAAACCTCCTCCTCGAGATGCTATTCCTCTGCCAAAGGCTGTCCTCTACCTTCTCATGGCAGccctggtggtggtggcagtggcGTACGCCATCGTCGGGCATCTCATCAAGGACCTCATTCATGACTTTATAGGTGAGTGTGGGCATCATGCATTGTGTGCTTTTGGTCAAAAGGAGTCTGGGGATGCCATCTGGCTTCT
This genomic window contains:
- the SMIM44 gene encoding small integral membrane protein 44; translated protein: MVWCKHGNSRFFLSLLNLSSLDISFLLAIMIICNISAIKDWSTFLSQILPSVNKTLNLVQQVEATTSSVVSVLQDPEQDNYLSNSQSMNSSNFTDGLDHLFQYSYSDNDQLYKEYKPPPRDAIPLPKAVLYLLMAALVVVAVAYAIVGHLIKDLIHDFIDWIFGPSPDDNSNKSDVNCISNSVNEMSEMPEVPRRRDRQPQDVVISISETCHLPQQT